From Solanum lycopersicum chromosome 8, SLM_r2.1, the proteins below share one genomic window:
- the LOC101255121 gene encoding NAD(P)H-quinone oxidoreductase subunit S, chloroplastic codes for MASASSFQLSSLQIQTPPLKKSNFLGQSVNLNLSSSVHTKSAMKSSSNSVTPIAKFNLYEILGGRGLCNGEEGIEKELKKSISEEQKAVGSAAAAASDDDNQENKETGEIPEDGFEKEMMGFTGGFPGGEKGLMKFIEKNPPPPPPKKTESSMVSGFNQSLVKKPKPPELPLLLPGMIAIVKNSNNPYYMYCGIVQRITDGKAAVLFEGGNWDRLISFRLEELERREKGPPMVNLKSVILEKMVEKSSEA; via the coding sequence atgGCTTCTGCTTCTTCCTTTCAACTCTCAAGCCTTCAAATTCAAACCCCACCtcttaaaaaatcaaactttctTGGTCAATCTGTCAATCTCAACCTCAGTAGTAGTGTTCATACCAAATCAGCTATGAAATCATCTTCAAACTCAGTTACACCAATAGCAAAATTCAATCTTTATGAGATTCTTGGAGGTAGAGGTCTGTGTAATGGAGAAGAGGGTATAGAGAAAGAGCTAAAAAAGTCGATTTCCGAAGAACAAAAGGCAGTAGGatcagcagcagcagcagctagTGATGATGATAATCAAGAAAACAAGGAGACTGGGGAGATACCGGAGGACGGATTTGAGAaagaaatgatggggtttactGGCGGATTTCCGGGAGGTGAGAAGGGTCTAATGaaatttatagagaaaaatccaccaccaccaccacccaaGAAAACAGAATCAAGTATGGTTTCTGGTTTTAATCAAAGTCTTGTGAAGAAACCAAAGCCACCTGAATTGCCACTTTTGTTACCTGGGATGATTGCTATTGTCAAGAATTCTAATAATCCATATTATATGTATTGTGGGATTGTGCAGAGGATTACTGATGGTAAGGCTGCTGTGCTTTTTGAAGGTGGGAACTGGGATAGGTTGATATCTTTCAGGCTCGAAGAACTCGAACGTAGAGAGAAAGGACCGCCAATGGTGAATCTTAAGTCTGTGATACTTGAGAAGATGGTAGAAAAGAGCTCTGAAGCTTGA